A stretch of Desulfovibrio sp. UIB00 DNA encodes these proteins:
- a CDS encoding glycosyltransferase, with translation MMKQTETPHFVAVYSDHSLHQGQNAQQSGIPDDIEVRLGERIFYMLRPGGAERETAVITGQMQELQRDCLPVLLGCGLGHALRQVLECLDGPVAVVEKEAGLQDITGVLQSLPPDQRARITLITSPCSQDALTELTHWQMHHGGLRLLPLALPFYLRLDREYYGSLQKDLLASARFDFWSRAAGPRFADASPRVLLLTSKYFLMGEIEGACRKLGIEYKLVVIGDEAVARADFVQQLLEAVVAFRPDCCITLNHMGVDVEGVLMDLLARLQLPLASWFVDNPHLIIHLYSRCVSPWTTLFTWDSDNISSLRATGFEHVFYLPLGTDPDRFHPSKGASAPAAWKADISFVGNSMVYKVGGRLKNGHFPRPLLLSFYAVAQEFMDSHHRSVADFLRDCQPDAYAHYLALPDNEAKLAYETAVTWQATRLYRNGCVRRLLPLRPLIVGDAGWQKVEFRHEPLQPRYLDALSYYTELPLFYGHSAINFNCTSKQMKGAVNQRVFDVPAAGSFVLTDWREQMEQLFEPHEIVCYHEPDEAPELARHYLAHPSERRRITQAARQRVLACHTWQHRLQTMLERMREVYGTPAARQAVRG, from the coding sequence ATGATGAAGCAGACTGAAACGCCGCATTTTGTGGCGGTGTATTCCGATCACTCCCTCCATCAAGGCCAGAACGCACAACAATCCGGGATACCAGACGATATTGAAGTCAGGCTGGGCGAGCGCATTTTTTACATGCTGCGCCCCGGCGGCGCAGAGCGTGAAACCGCAGTTATAACAGGGCAGATGCAGGAATTGCAGCGTGATTGCCTGCCGGTTCTGCTTGGCTGTGGTCTTGGGCACGCACTGCGCCAGGTGTTGGAGTGCCTTGACGGGCCTGTGGCCGTGGTGGAAAAGGAAGCCGGGCTTCAGGACATCACAGGCGTGCTGCAAAGCCTGCCGCCTGATCAACGTGCGCGCATTACACTCATCACCAGCCCGTGCTCTCAGGATGCCCTTACAGAGCTGACCCACTGGCAGATGCACCACGGTGGCCTGCGTCTGCTGCCTCTGGCTCTGCCCTTTTATCTGCGCCTTGACCGCGAGTATTACGGTTCGCTGCAAAAAGATCTGCTCGCCAGCGCCAGGTTTGACTTCTGGAGCCGCGCCGCAGGGCCGCGCTTTGCCGATGCAAGCCCCCGCGTACTGCTGCTGACCAGCAAATACTTCCTCATGGGTGAAATCGAGGGCGCATGCCGCAAGCTTGGTATTGAATACAAGCTGGTTGTTATCGGCGATGAAGCCGTGGCCCGCGCGGATTTTGTGCAGCAGCTGCTGGAAGCCGTGGTTGCTTTCAGGCCTGACTGCTGCATTACGCTCAACCACATGGGCGTGGATGTTGAGGGTGTGCTTATGGACCTGCTGGCCCGTTTGCAGTTGCCCCTGGCCTCATGGTTTGTGGATAATCCCCACCTCATCATCCATCTGTATTCCCGTTGCGTCAGCCCCTGGACGACCCTGTTTACCTGGGATTCTGACAATATTTCATCCCTGCGCGCGACGGGTTTTGAGCATGTGTTCTACCTGCCTCTGGGCACAGACCCGGATCGCTTTCACCCCTCCAAGGGAGCATCCGCACCAGCCGCATGGAAGGCAGACATCTCCTTTGTGGGTAATTCCATGGTCTACAAGGTTGGCGGCAGGCTGAAAAACGGGCATTTTCCCCGCCCCCTGCTACTCTCCTTTTACGCCGTGGCCCAGGAGTTCATGGACAGCCACCACCGCTCGGTTGCTGATTTTCTGCGCGACTGCCAGCCCGATGCTTACGCGCACTATCTGGCCCTGCCGGACAACGAAGCCAAGCTGGCCTATGAAACCGCCGTCACCTGGCAGGCCACCCGCTTGTACCGCAATGGCTGCGTGCGGCGCCTGCTGCCCCTGCGCCCGCTTATTGTGGGCGACGCAGGCTGGCAGAAGGTGGAATTTCGCCACGAACCCTTGCAGCCCCGCTATCTGGATGCCCTGAGCTATTACACGGAACTGCCCCTCTTTTACGGGCACTCGGCCATCAACTTCAACTGCACCAGCAAGCAGATGAAGGGCGCGGTTAACCAGAGGGTATTTGACGTGCCCGCCGCAGGCAGTTTTGTGCTTACCGACTGGCGCGAACAGATGGAGCAGCTTTTTGAGCCGCACGAAATCGTCTGCTACCATGAGCCGGATGAAGCCCCTGAACTGGCGCGCCACTACCTCGCCCACCCATCAGAACGCCGCCGCATTACGCAGGCGGCCCGACAGCGCGTGCTTGCCTGCCACACATGGCAACACAGACTGCAAACCATGCTGGAACGCATGCGCGAGGTTTACGGCACACCTGCGGCCCGTCAGGCCGTTCGGGGCTGA